One segment of Mesoplodon densirostris isolate mMesDen1 chromosome 6, mMesDen1 primary haplotype, whole genome shotgun sequence DNA contains the following:
- the LPL gene encoding lipoprotein lipase encodes MESKALLLLALSVWLQSLTVSRGGVATANRITGGKDFIDIESKFALRTPEDTAEDTCHLIPGVTESVANCNFNHSSKTFMVLHGWTVTGMYESWVPKLVAALYKREPDSNVIVVDWLSRAQQHYPVSAGYTKLVGQDVAKFINWMADEFNYPLDNVHLLGYSLGAHVAGIAGSLTNKKVNRITGLDPAGPNFEYAEAPGRLSPDDADFVDVLHTFTRGSPGRSIGIQKPVGHVDIYPNGGTFQPGCNIAEAIRVIAERGLGDVDQLVKCSHERSIHLFIDSLLNEENPSKAYRCNSKEAFEKGLCLSCRKNRCNNLGYEVNKVRAKRSSKMYLKTRSQMPYKVFHYQVKIHFSGTESDTHTNQAFEISLYGTVAESENIPFTLPEVSTNKTYSFLIYTEVDIGELLMLKLKWISDSYFSWSNWWSSPGFAIEKIRVKAGETQKKVIFCSREKMSHLQKGKSPVIFVKCHDKSLNRKSG; translated from the exons ATGGAGAGCAAAGCCCTGCTTCTGCTGGCTCTGAGCGTGTGGCTTCAGAGTCTGACCGTCTCCCGCGGAGGGGTGGCCACCGCCAACA gaaTTACAGGAGGAAAAGATTTTATAGATATCGAAAGTAAATTTGCTCTCAGGACCCCCGAAGACACAGCTGAGGACACTTGCCACCTCATTCCTGGAGTGACAGAATCTGTGGCTAACTGTAACTTTAACCACAGCAGCAAAACCTTTATGGTGCTCCATGGCTGGACG GTGACAGGAATGTATGAGAGTTGGGTGCCCAAACTCGTGGCTGCCCTGTACAAGAGGGAACCGGACTCCAACGTTATCGTGGTGGACTGGCTGTCACGGGCCCAGCAGCATTATCCTGTGTCTGCGGGGTACACCAAGCTGGTGGGACAGGATGTGGCCAAGTTCATCAACTGGATGGCG GATGAATTTAATTATCCTCTGGACAATGTGCATCTCTTGGGATACAGCCTTGGAGCCCATGTTGCTGGCATTGCAGGAAGTCTGACCAATAAGAAGGTCAACAGAATTACCG GCCTAGATCCAGCTGGACCTAACTTTGAGTATGCAGAAGCCCCAGGTCGCCTTTCTCCGGATGATGCAGATTTTGTAGATGTCTTACACACATTCACCAGAGGGTCACCTGGCCGAAGTATTGGAATCCAGAAACCAGTAGGGCATGTTGACATTTATCCTAATGGAGGAACTTTCCAACCAGGATGTAACATTGCAGAAGCTATCCGTGTGATTGCAGAGAGAGGCCTTGGAG ATGTGGACCAGCTAGTGAAGTGCTCCCACGAGCGTTCCATTCATCTCTTCATTGACTCTCTGTTGAATGAAGAAAATCCAAGTAAGGCCTACCGGTGCAATTCCAAGGAAGCCTTTGAAAAAGGGCTCTGCCTGAGTTGCAGAAAGAACCGTTGCAACAACTTGGGCTATGAGGTCAATAAAGTCAGAGCCAAAAGAAGCAGCAAAATGTACCTGAAGACTCGTTCTCAGATGCCCTACAAAG TCTTCCATTACCAAGTAAAGATACATTTTTCTGGGACTGAGAGTGATACACACACCAACCAGGCCTTCGAGATCTCTCTGTATGGCACTGTGGCCGAGAGTGAGAACATCCCTTTCACCCT GCCTGAAGTTTCCACAAATAAAACATACTCCTTTCTAATTTACACTGAGGTGGATATTGGAGAATTGCTAATGTTGAAACTCAAATGGATCAGCGATTCATACTTCAGCTGGTCCAACTGGTGGAGCAGCCCCGGCTTTGCTATTGAGAAGATCAGAGTAAAGGCAGGAGAGActcaaaaaaa GGTGATCTTCTGTTCCAGGGAGAAAATGTCTCATCTGCAGAAAGGAAAGTCACCTGTGATATTTGTGAAATGCCATGACAAGTCTCTGAATAGAAAGTCTGGCTG